In Maylandia zebra isolate NMK-2024a unplaced genomic scaffold, Mzebra_GT3a scaffold11, whole genome shotgun sequence, a single window of DNA contains:
- the LOC143416012 gene encoding uncharacterized protein LOC143416012, which produces MSSTQKDQHGARSQRSQEADKPHRRKGEKKHTCDECGKGFTVRASLKQHQVIHTGERPFSCDLCGKSFSLKGSLKKHQLIHSGVKVYSCDQCGRAFTHSSHLQRHLVTHSGIKAYSCDICGKTFSQRGYRNTHLRIHTRHDVYCCEQCGKYFTTDAHLQQHMFTHTEERPYQCDLCEKTFKSPHHLRQHQQIHTRKRVYKCSYCEKQSDKDGSSSQPCHHCGGGKDFHCDLCGKTFSWQAALKTHQRRHTGDKLKYCKECGRSFTTPRDLKQHELIHSGVKKHLCDQCGSSFTTESQLKSHKRVHTGEKPHKCRHCERSFSQSGNRNIHERAHMEGNYSCDQCDKSFRNLSSYSAHKRSHVTNKLFHCYQCAQTFTSLSALCKHQRDHSGLKSLPSLDHSESEDTEKSSGFCVRLKKFEIRLHRVQIESFKLVLN; this is translated from the exons atgagctcaacacagaag gaccaacatggagccagaagtcagcgctctcaggaggccgacaaacctcacagaagaaagggagagaaaaaacacacctgtgacgagtgtgggaagggttttactgtgagggcttcactaaaacagcatcaggtcatccacactggagagagaccgttcagctgtgacttgtgtggaaagtctttttccttgaagggttccctaaaaaaacaccaactcatccacagtggagttaaagtatacagctgtgatcagtgtggcagagcttttactcacagtagccacttacagaggcatctagttacccactctggaattaaggcatacagctgtgacatctgtggaaaaactttcagccagagagggtaccgaaatacacacctacgcattcacaccagacatgatgtgtactgctgtgaacagtgtggcaaatactttacaacagacgcacacttacaacagcacatgtttacccacactgaggagaggccttatcaatgtgacctgtgtgagaagacttttaaatctccacatcacctgagacaacaccaacagatccacaccagaaagagagtctacaagtgcagctactgtgag aagcagagcgacaaagatggatccagttctcaaccctgtcatcactgtggtggtgggaaagactttcattgtgacctctgtggaaaaactttcagttggCAAGCTGCCCTTAAaacacatcaacgtagacacactggagacaaactgaaatactgcaaagaatgtgggagaagcttcaccacaccaagagatttaaaacaacatgaactgattcacagtggggttaaaaagcacctctgtgatcagtgtgggtcatccttcaccactgaaagtcagcttaaatcacacaaacgagtccacacaggagagaaaccacacaagtgcagacactgtgagagaagcttctcacagtcaggtaatcgtaacattcatgaacgtgcacacatggaaggaaactacagctgtgaccagtgtgacaagagcttcaggaatctcagttcatactctgcacacaaacgatcccacgttactaataaactgtttcactgttaccaatgtgcccaaacattcacctcattgtctgctctgtgcaaacatcagcgcgatcactcagggctgaaatcactcccatcactggatcacagtgaatctgaagacacagaaaaatcctctggtttctgtgtcagactcaaaaagtttgagatcaggctccacagagttcagatagaatcatttaaacttgtgttgaactga